One stretch of Zingiber officinale cultivar Zhangliang chromosome 6B, Zo_v1.1, whole genome shotgun sequence DNA includes these proteins:
- the LOC121992808 gene encoding uncharacterized protein LOC121992808 has translation MAATAAAAAATTDGEGSQILSQISISGPALASIIQRFASAPADIDGLLFGHVTRLPPPDPLDDYDIGSSASPEDSDGTSNCPLAATVTGHLFLPSPFSFYDALGRIHLSSIQSVLASSVHPDASCLGWFSGRRQSPLRLSMRERAVSFSMFKTLSSIDVAQGVPPTGSSLGCRDVLHRPSIFLLLSSSASGNQAVHTHEYRAFVFRPSAGKGVLEPTSMKIVNLGPLFRAQYNSFSAQSGLPWMPCHPRGSNEANKLEGESLNQLRQLAREQQQLDDSTGGFEVDRLGRLVGSVATEYTSELEDLYEKMMLKLESLAKVVDESSAKILEQENRVSELKRKGRMEGLDFESRNVSI, from the exons ATGgccgccaccgccgccgccgccgccgccaccaccGACGGTGAAGGTTCCCAGATTCTCTCCCAGATCTCCATCTCTGGCCCTGCCCTGGCCTCCATCATCCAACGCTTCGCTTCCGCCCCCGCCGACATCGACGGCCTCCTCTTTGGCCACGTTACTCGCCTCCCCCCTCCTGACCCGCTTGACGACTATGATATCGGCTCTTCTGCTTCTCCCGAGGACTCCGACGGCACCTCAAACTGTCCCCTAGCTGCCACCGTCACCGGGCatctcttcctcccctctccgTTCTCCTTCTACGATGCCCTCGGCCGCATCCATCTTTCCTCCATTCAAAGCGTCCTTGCGTCTTCCGTCCATCCTGATGCATCCTGCCTCGGATGGTTCTCTGGCCGCCGCCAATCCCCACTGCGCCTCTCCATGAGGGAGCGCGCCGTTTCCTTCTCTATGTTTAAAACCCTATCTTCTATTGATGTTGCCCAAGGCGTGCCGCCGACCGGATCCTCTCTGGGATGCCGCGATGTCCTACATCGGCCTTCCATCTTCCTCCTTTTGTCCTCCTCCGCCTCTGGGAATCAAGCGGTTCACACCCACGAGTACAGGGCCTTCGTGTTCCGTCCTAGTGCTGGCAAGGGTGTACTCGAGCCGACATCTATGAAGATCGTGAATCTAGGGCCGTTGTTTAGGGCGCAGTACAATTCTTTCTCCGCACAGTCTGGGTTGCCATGGATGCCTTGCCATCCAAGGGGATCCAACGAAGCGAACAAGCTGGAAGGGGAGAGCTTGAACCAACTCCGGCAGTTAGCAAGAGAGCAGCAGCAGCTAGATGATTCTACAGGAGGGTTTGAAGTGGATAGATTGGGGAGGCTGGTAGGGTCTGTGGCCACAGAGTACACCTCAGAATTGGAAGATTTGTATGAAAAGATGATGCTTAAGCTAGAAAGTTTGGCTAAAGTCGTGGATGAGAGTTCAGCTAAGATTCTTGAGCAG GAAAATCGGGTTTCTGAGTTGAAAAGAAAAGGCAGAATGGAAGGGTTAGACTTTGAATCTCGAAATGTTTCCATATG A